In Mycobacterium pseudokansasii, the genomic stretch GTTGATCGGTTGATCGGTTGATCGGTTGATCGGTTGATCGGTTGATCGGTTGATCGGTTGATCGGTTGATCGGTTGATCGGTTAAAGTAATTTTCGATAGAAGGACATAAGGACGATGGCCAAGATTCTCGTCACACATTCGCGCAAGGGCGGCGTGGGAAAGAGCACCAGTGCTTACGAGGTTGCGTACATACTTGACGCGGTACTGGTTGACTTGGAACACGACATCGCCGGCGTCACGTCGATCTGGGGGGATCGCCCGCTCGACCGTGTCAGCGTCCCGATCCTTGATGCTCTAGAGAGTGGTCGGACACCTAAACCGCTCAAGGGATACCGAAAGCCCCGCCTGGTGCCTGGGCATCCGCACCTTGATAGGGAGGCGCCAAGCCGGGAGCAGATGTCCGAGGCTCTGCTGAAGTGGGCGGCCGAGTGGGACACCGAGTGGGTCGTCGTTGACACCCACCCAGGAGCCGCCGAGCATACACACGGTGCGCTGGCTGTGGCCGATGTCGTCCTCGCGCCCACCACTCTGGACTTGCTTGATCTACGCGGCCTGGAGCAGCTGGTCGATGAAATGCTTGACTATCCCATCGTCGTTCTGCCGACCAAGGTGCGTCCAATCCCATCAGGGATCGGTCTTAGGAGACTCGACCAGATCGTAGAGAACAATGAGGTGCAGGTGGCTCCGCCGATTCCGTTGGTGAGCGATCTCCCGAAGCGCACGAAGCGCATTGCGATCACTTCCGAGGACCCGCCAGCAAAGCCGCTACGGCTCCTGGCGGAGCGCTACAAGATGGTCGGTGAATATGTGAAGGAGTACGCGGCGAG encodes the following:
- a CDS encoding ParA family protein, whose translation is MAKILVTHSRKGGVGKSTSAYEVAYILDAVLVDLEHDIAGVTSIWGDRPLDRVSVPILDALESGRTPKPLKGYRKPRLVPGHPHLDREAPSREQMSEALLKWAAEWDTEWVVVDTHPGAAEHTHGALAVADVVLAPTTLDLLDLRGLEQLVDEMLDYPIVVLPTKVRPIPSGIGLRRLDQIVENNEVQVAPPIPLVSDLPKRTKRIAITSEDPPAKPLRLLAERYKMVGEYVKEYAA